A stretch of the Cygnus olor isolate bCygOlo1 chromosome 25, bCygOlo1.pri.v2, whole genome shotgun sequence genome encodes the following:
- the EFTUD2 gene encoding LOW QUALITY PROTEIN: 116 kDa U5 small nuclear ribonucleoprotein component (The sequence of the model RefSeq protein was modified relative to this genomic sequence to represent the inferred CDS: inserted 6 bases in 6 codons; deleted 1 base in 1 codon; substituted 1 base at 1 genomic stop codon): MDTDLYDEFGNYIGPELDSDDEDDELGRESKDLDELEDDDDDDDMGDHDEDHPGMEXVLHEDKKYYPTAEEVYGPEXETIVQEEDTQPLTEPIIKPVKTKKFSLMEQTLPVTVYEMDFLADLMDNSELIRNVTLCGHLHHGKTCFVDCLIEQTHPEIRKRYDQDLCYTDILFTEQERGVGIKSTPVTIVLPDTKGKSFLFNIIDTPGHVNFSDEVTAGLRISDGVVXFIDAAEGXVMLNTERLIKHAVQERLAVTVCINKXDRLILELKLPPTDAYYKLRHIVDEVNGLISMYSTDENLVLSPLLGNVCFSSSQYSICFTLGSFAKIYADTYGDINYQEFAKRLWGDIYFNPKTRKFTKKAPTSSSQRSFVEFILEPLYKILAQVVGDVDTTLPRTLDELGIHLTKEELKLNIRPLLRLVCKKFFGEFTGFVDMCVQHIPSPKVGAKTKIEHTYTGGVDSDLGEAMSECDPDGPLMCHTTKMYSTDDGVQFHAFGRVLSGTIHAGQPVKVLXENYTLEDEEDSQICTVGRLWSSVARYHIEVNRVPAGNWVLIEGVDQPIVKTATVTEPRGNEEAQIFRPLKFNTTSVIKIAVEPVNPSELPKMLDGLRKXNKSYPSLTTKVEESGEHVILGTGELYLDCVMHDLRKMYSEIDIKVADPVVTFCETVVETSSLKCFAETPNKKNKITMIAEPLEKGLAEDIENEVVQITWNRKKLGEFFQTKYDWDLLAARSIWAFGPDATGPNILVDDTLPSEVDKALLGSVKDSIVQGFQWGTREGPLCDELIRNVKFKILDAVIAQEPLHRGGGQIIPTARRVVYSAFLMATPRLMEPYYFVEVQAPADCVSAVYTVLARRRGHVTQDAPIPGSPLYTIKAFIPAIDSFGFETDLRTHTQGQAFSLSVFHHWQIVPGDPLDKSIVIRPLEPQPAPHLAREFMIKTRRRKGLSEDVSISKFFDDPMLLELAKQDVVLNYPM, encoded by the exons ATGGACACCGACCTGTACGATGAGTTCGGGAACTACATCGGGCCGGAGCTGGACTCGGATGATGAGGACGACGAGCTGGGCAGGGAGTCCAAGGACCTGGACGAG CTTGAGGATGATGACGATGATGATGATATGGGGGACCACGATGAAGACCACCCTGGGATGG GTGTGCTGCACGAGGATAAGAAGTACTATCCCACTGCTGAGGAGGTCTATGGGCCTG TAGAGACGATAGTGCAAGAGGAAGACACGCAGCCTCTCACTG aGCCTATTATTAAACCTGTGAAAACCAAAAAGTTCTCTTTGATGGAACAGACATTACCGGTCACTGTCTATGAGATGGA TTTCCTGGCAGATCTGATGGACAACTCGGAGCTAATTCGAAATGTGACTCTGTGTGGGCACCTTCACCATGGCAAG ACTTGTTTTGTTGACTGCCTGATAGAACAGACGCACCCAGAAATCCGGAAGCGCTACGACCAGGAT CTTTGCTACACCGATATATTGTTCACAGAGCAAGAG AGGGGAGTAGGCATCAAGAGCACACCAGTGACTATTGTTCTGCCAGACACCAAAGGAAAGTCTTTTCTCTTCAACATCATCGACACTCCAG gtcaTGTCAATTTTTCCGATGAGGTGACTGCAGGCCTTCGTATCTCAGatggtgttg ttttcattgatGCAGCTGAGGGGTGA GTGATGCTGAACACAGAGAGGCTGATCAAGCACGCGGTGCAGGAAAGGCTAGCAGTGACTGTGTGCATCAACA TAGACCGCCTGATCCTGGAGCTGAAATTGCCCCCTACAGATGCCTATTACAAACTCCGGCATATTGTAGATGAAGTTAACGGTCTGATAAG CATGTATTCCACCGATGAGAACCTCGTTCTGTCTCCCCTTCTGGGGAACGTGTGTTTCTCCAGTTCGCAGTACAGCATCTGCTTCACACTGGGATCTTTTGCAAAGATTTATGCAGACACATATG gAGATATCAATTACCAAGAGTTCGCAAAGCGACTTTGGGGTGACATCTACTTCAACCCAAAGAC ACGGAAGTTCACTAAAAAGGCCCCAACTAGCAGTTCCCAGCGCAGTTTTGTGGAGTTCATTCTTGAGCCCCTGTACAAGATCTTGGCTCAG GTGGTGGGGGATGTGGACACGACCCTGCCTAGGACTCTGGATGAACTTGGCATCCACCTGACCAAAGAGGAATTGAAATTGAATATTCGACCGCTCCTGCGGCTTGTCTGCAAGAAGTTCTTTGGGGAATTCACAG GCTTTGTGGACATGTGCGTGCAGCATATTCCCTCCCCAAAGGTGGGAGCCAAGACGAAAATCGAGCATACCTACACTGGTGGCGTTGACTCTGATCTAGGGGAGGCCATGAGTGAATGCGACCCTGAT GGTCCGCTGATGTGTCACACAACGAAAATGTACAGCACAGATGACGGTGTTCAGTTCCATGCCTTTGGCAGAGTGCTCAGTGGTACCATCCATGCTGGACAGCCTGTGAAGGTCC GAGAAAACTATACCCTGGAAGATGAGGAGGAT TCACAGATCTGCACTGTTGGACGCCTCTGGAGCTCGGTGGC TAGGTATCACATTGAGGTGAACCGGGTTCCTGCTGGCAACTGGGTGCTGATAGAAGGAGTGGACCAGCCCATAGTGAAGACTGCAACCGTCACGGAGCCTCGAGGCAATGAGGAG GCTCAGATCTTTCGTCCTTTGAAGTTCAACACCACGTCTGTCATCAAAATAGCTGTAGAGCCAGTCAACCCCTCTGAGCTACCCAAAATGTTAGATGGTCTTCGCA TCAACAAGAGTTACCCCTCACTTACTACTAAG gtgGAAGAGTCAGGGGAACATGTGATCCTGGGGACAGGGGAGCTCTATCTGGATTGTGTGATGCATGATCTACGGAAGATGTATTCGGAGATCGATATCAAG GTCGCTGATCCAGTTGTGACGTTCTGCGAGACAGTGGTGGAAACGTCCTCCCTGAAGTGCTTTGCTGAGACACCCAATAAGAA GAACAAGATCACGATGATTGCTGAGCCTCTGGAGAAGGGACTTGCGGAGGACATTGAAAATGAAGTGGTCCAGATAACGTGGAACAG AAAGAAACTGGGTGAATTCTTCCAGACCAAATATGACTGGGATTTGCTGGCTGCCCGTTCCATCTGGGCCTTTGGGCCAGACGCTACTGGCCCAAACATCCTCGTAGATGATACGCTACCCTCAGAG gTGGACAAGGCACTGCTGGGCTCTGTGAAGGACAGCATCGTGCAGGGATTTCAGTGGGGGACCAGGGAAGGGCCTCTCTGTGATGAAC tgATCCGTAATGTGAAGTTTAAGATTCTGGATGCAGTGATTGCTCAGGAGCCCTTGCACAGAGGTGGGGGACAGATCATCCCAACAGCACGGAGAGTGGTGTATTCTGCTTTCCTGATG GCCACCCCTCGCCTGATGGAGCCCTACTACTTCGTGGAGGTGCAGGCCCCTGCTGACTGCGTTTCTGCGGTGTACACGGTGCTGGCCCGGCGGAG AGGCCACGTGACACAAGATGCTCCGATCCCGGGTTCCCCTCTCTACACCATCAAAGCCTTCATCCCAGCCATTGATTCCTTTGGGTTTGAGACAGACCTGAGGACCCACACGCAGGGACAAGCGTTCTCGCTGTCTGTCTTCCACCACTGGCAG ATTGTGCCCGGTGACCCCTTGGACAAGAGCATCGTCATCCGACCCCTGGAGCCGCAGCCAGCCCCACATCTGGCCAGAGAGTTCATGATTAAGACCAGGCGCAGGAAG GGCTTGAGCGAGGATGTGAGCATCAGCAAGTTCTTCGATGACCCCATGTTGCTGGAGCTGGCCAAGCAAGATGTTGTTCTCAACTACCCGATGTGA